In one Candidatus Caccoplasma merdavium genomic region, the following are encoded:
- the mutA gene encoding methylmalonyl-CoA mutase small subunit, whose translation MTANKEKLFEQFPPVSTEEWKEKVIADLKGADFDKKLVWRTNEGFNVQPMYRAEDIEGLKTTDSLPGEYPYVRGTKRDNEWLIRQDIHVENPQEANQKALDLLQKGVTSLGFQIGQDHINPEGFATLLKGIDAENVELNFISCIKNAVKVGTELTAYFKAQGVDLQKVKGSISYGPFKRILKHGRDFPKYADMAVQAIESVSELPHYRVLMVDAVMLNNAGSYITQELGYALAWGNEWLAALTDKGLPVDEIAKRIKFNFGISSNYFMEMAKFRAARMLWAQIVSAYKPACDCAAKIMMHAQTSQFNMTIYDAHVNLLRSQTETMSAALAGVNSITVTPFDIAYKQPDDFSERIARNQQLLLKEESHFNKIVDPAGGSYYIETLTASIAEEAWKLFLEVEEAGGFYAALRSGLVQNAVNNAAEARRTAIARRKEILLGTNQYPNIHETALDKIVADSAHACGCHHHEECTPEMPFLRSGRGAADFEALRLATEKSGKRPKVFMLTIGNLAMRLARSQFSGNFFGCAGYEIIDNLGFDTVQAGIEAALKAKADIVVLCSSDEEYATLAPEAHQLLGDKAILVVAGAPECMEDLKSQGITRFINVRSNVLETLKEYNTLLSI comes from the coding sequence ATGACAGCGAATAAAGAAAAACTGTTCGAGCAATTTCCGCCAGTCTCTACCGAAGAATGGAAAGAGAAGGTTATTGCTGACTTGAAAGGCGCCGATTTCGACAAAAAGCTCGTGTGGCGCACCAACGAAGGATTCAATGTTCAGCCCATGTATCGGGCCGAAGACATTGAAGGGTTGAAAACGACCGATTCCCTTCCGGGAGAATATCCTTATGTAAGGGGGACGAAACGCGACAATGAATGGCTCATTCGCCAAGATATTCATGTCGAAAACCCGCAAGAAGCCAATCAGAAAGCATTGGATTTGCTCCAAAAAGGAGTTACGTCATTGGGCTTCCAGATAGGACAAGACCATATAAACCCCGAAGGATTTGCCACTTTACTGAAAGGTATCGATGCCGAAAACGTGGAGTTGAACTTCATCTCCTGCATAAAGAATGCAGTAAAAGTGGGCACCGAACTCACGGCTTATTTCAAAGCTCAGGGTGTAGATCTCCAAAAAGTCAAAGGTTCTATTAGTTATGGCCCGTTCAAACGCATACTGAAACATGGCAGGGACTTCCCGAAATATGCCGACATGGCTGTTCAAGCCATTGAGTCAGTCTCGGAACTGCCCCACTACCGCGTGTTGATGGTCGATGCCGTGATGCTCAACAACGCCGGTTCATACATCACCCAGGAGTTGGGATATGCCTTGGCATGGGGTAATGAATGGCTCGCCGCGCTTACCGACAAAGGACTCCCGGTAGATGAAATCGCCAAGCGCATCAAATTCAATTTCGGCATCTCGTCGAATTATTTCATGGAGATGGCCAAATTCCGTGCTGCACGCATGTTGTGGGCACAAATCGTTTCGGCCTATAAACCGGCCTGTGACTGCGCCGCCAAAATCATGATGCACGCTCAGACCTCGCAATTCAACATGACCATCTACGATGCACATGTCAACCTGCTCCGTTCGCAAACCGAAACCATGTCGGCAGCCTTGGCCGGGGTGAATTCCATTACGGTAACGCCGTTTGACATTGCATATAAGCAGCCCGACGATTTTTCCGAACGCATTGCCCGCAACCAGCAATTATTGCTCAAAGAAGAATCCCATTTCAATAAAATCGTTGACCCCGCCGGAGGCTCCTATTACATCGAAACACTGACTGCTTCTATCGCCGAAGAGGCGTGGAAACTCTTCCTCGAAGTCGAAGAAGCCGGAGGTTTCTATGCCGCCCTCCGCTCTGGACTGGTGCAAAATGCGGTAAACAATGCAGCCGAAGCTCGTCGCACAGCCATTGCCCGACGCAAAGAAATTCTTTTGGGAACCAACCAATATCCCAATATCCATGAAACGGCGCTCGATAAAATCGTTGCCGATTCGGCTCATGCTTGCGGGTGCCACCATCACGAAGAGTGTACGCCCGAAATGCCATTCCTCCGCTCAGGCCGTGGTGCAGCCGATTTCGAAGCCTTGCGATTGGCTACCGAAAAATCGGGCAAGCGTCCCAAAGTATTCATGCTGACCATCGGGAACTTGGCCATGCGGTTGGCTCGTTCGCAATTCTCGGGCAACTTCTTCGGTTGTGCCGGCTATGAAATCATCGACAACCTTGGTTTCGACACGGTGCAAGCGGGTATTGAGGCAGCCTTGAAGGCCAAGGCCGACATCGTTGTCCTCTGTTCGAGCGACGAAGAATATGCCACTTTGGCTCCCGAAGCTCATCAGTTGTTGGGCGACAAAGCCATTCTTGTCGTTGCCGGCGCTCCTGAATGCATGGAAGATTTGAAATCACAAGGTATCACGCGATTTATCAATGTACGCAGCAACGTCCTCGAAACGCTGAAAGAGTATAATACCTTATTATCTATTTAA
- a CDS encoding ABC transporter permease encodes MNKLMLIIHREYRAQVTQRSFWLMTLLLPMLFGCGYYLLMTATSGNDARQVYVIDREGSYADAFTGKAGITYLSERENSLPDDVTPQTVLYIGTKDEKGVPSTIFYSTEVNRKETKQYLTCLLSDYILHQKLQELPDEMRSRLDVPLDIIDLSPIGNSTEIAGHEYFDRIVIFSTLIYLFIFIYSARVLQSTVQEKSNRILEILLTSVKARDLIYGKIIAIALCGVTQFLIWGALFLLFMRIDCSTASDDFAFITPGWTILFFLSFMGGYLLYASLFAIVGAYINPETDSRQFVVPLTFLSLIAFYVGLYSLNDMSGNLAAWCTYLPFTSPMLLVTRYAYDMPVVETLCSLALLFFFAGICIHFASRIYQSRLLSYKKR; translated from the coding sequence ATGAATAAATTAATGCTCATCATACATCGGGAATATCGGGCACAAGTCACGCAACGCTCGTTTTGGTTGATGACACTCTTGTTGCCCATGCTTTTCGGGTGCGGATATTATCTGCTCATGACCGCGACATCGGGAAATGATGCCCGCCAAGTGTATGTCATCGACCGTGAAGGTAGCTACGCCGATGCGTTTACCGGCAAAGCGGGGATAACCTATCTGTCCGAAAGAGAGAACTCCCTCCCCGATGATGTCACGCCTCAAACGGTTCTTTACATCGGGACGAAAGATGAGAAAGGCGTTCCTTCGACCATTTTCTATTCAACAGAGGTCAACCGGAAAGAAACAAAACAGTATCTGACGTGCCTCCTCTCCGACTACATTCTCCATCAAAAGTTACAAGAACTGCCCGATGAGATGCGGTCTCGACTTGACGTTCCCCTCGACATCATCGACCTCTCCCCGATTGGAAATTCAACCGAAATCGCGGGACACGAATATTTTGACAGAATCGTCATATTCAGCACGTTGATATATCTATTTATTTTTATATATAGTGCCCGTGTCTTGCAAAGCACCGTCCAAGAGAAAAGCAATAGAATACTCGAAATCCTCTTGACCTCGGTAAAGGCCCGGGATTTGATTTACGGGAAAATCATTGCCATCGCCTTGTGTGGGGTAACACAATTCCTGATATGGGGAGCCTTGTTCCTTTTATTTATGAGAATCGACTGTTCTACGGCATCGGACGATTTTGCCTTTATCACACCGGGTTGGACAATACTTTTCTTCCTCAGCTTCATGGGTGGTTATTTGCTCTATGCCTCCCTGTTTGCCATTGTTGGCGCCTATATCAATCCCGAGACCGACAGCCGGCAATTTGTAGTCCCCCTTACCTTTCTCTCCCTGATTGCATTCTATGTCGGGCTGTATAGCCTGAACGACATGTCGGGCAACCTTGCCGCATGGTGCACCTACTTGCCATTCACCTCTCCCATGCTGCTCGTTACCCGGTATGCCTACGACATGCCCGTTGTCGAGACCCTTTGTTCCCTTGCCCTTCTATTCTTTTTTGCCGGCATATGCATACATTTTGCAAGTCGCATCTATCAATCCCGGCTTTTATCATATAAGAAAAGATAA
- a CDS encoding ATP-binding cassette domain-containing protein — protein MSLIETHDIEKRFGAKVALDTVSVDIPEGKICGLLGPNGAGKTTLMRILTRILRPDRGTVVFDNRPLCDRDMDHIGYLPEERGLYNAMSVTDELVFLARIKGIPRQEAKRLARMWLEKLGLGDRARHLVGSLSKGLQQKVQFIGTVIASPRMLILDEPFSGLDPIGLATMRAEILDLQQQGTTILLSTHHLNEAATLCSHVILINQGRVGLQGCLEEIKKRHASSLYRFTTEKSIILQEERSLFSIVETTGREHIVKMKKGISVSELSSFLSREYPLSRFEAQETTLEEIFTQVVSGPLQSDRSHE, from the coding sequence ATGAGTCTGATTGAAACACACGACATAGAGAAACGTTTCGGGGCGAAAGTGGCTCTCGATACGGTATCCGTCGACATACCCGAAGGAAAAATATGCGGGCTTTTGGGGCCGAATGGTGCCGGAAAAACGACTTTGATGCGCATTCTCACCCGAATCCTCCGTCCCGACAGGGGCACCGTCGTGTTCGACAATCGTCCGTTATGCGACAGGGACATGGACCACATCGGTTATTTGCCCGAAGAAAGAGGACTCTACAATGCCATGAGCGTGACCGACGAGTTGGTATTTTTGGCGCGTATCAAAGGAATACCCCGGCAAGAAGCCAAACGATTGGCCCGGATGTGGCTCGAAAAACTCGGCCTCGGCGATAGGGCCCGACATCTCGTCGGAAGCCTTTCGAAAGGTTTGCAGCAAAAGGTCCAGTTTATCGGCACTGTCATCGCCTCCCCTCGTATGTTGATTCTTGACGAGCCGTTTTCAGGACTCGACCCTATCGGTTTGGCAACCATGCGCGCCGAAATTTTGGATTTACAACAGCAAGGTACTACGATTCTCCTCTCGACGCACCATCTCAACGAAGCCGCCACACTTTGCTCGCACGTCATTCTCATCAATCAAGGACGTGTCGGTCTGCAAGGTTGTCTCGAAGAAATCAAGAAACGACATGCTTCGTCGTTATACCGTTTCACGACCGAAAAATCGATAATCCTGCAAGAAGAACGCTCGCTATTCTCCATCGTTGAGACAACCGGTCGCGAACATATCGTGAAGATGAAAAAAGGGATAAGTGTTTCGGAATTGTCATCTTTCCTGTCGAGGGAATATCCCCTGTCGCGTTTCGAAGCCCAAGAGACCACCCTCGAAGAGATATTTACCCAAGTCGTTTCAGGCCCTTTACAATCCGATAGAAGCCATGAATAA
- a CDS encoding DNA primase, with the protein MIDQATVDKILDSANIVEVVSDFVTLRKRGVNYIGLCPFHDEKTPSFSVSPSKNICKCFSCGKGGSAVHFIMEHEQMTYYEALKYLAKKYNIEVHEREQSEEEKQQQSKRESMLIVNAFAQEYFSNILFNHAEGRSIGLSYFHERGFRDDIIKKFGLGYSLDQRDALYNESRKRGYKKEYLLSTGLCLENSDGQISDRFRGRVIFPVYSLSGKVLAFGGRILKKNEKMAKYVNSPESDIYHKSHELYGIYQAKQAIVKQDNCFLVEGYTDVLSMHQSGIENVVASSGTSLTPGQIRLIHRFTNNVTVLYDGDAAGIKASLRGIDMLLKEGLHIKVVLLPDGDDPDSFAQKQSAAAFTQYINEHEVDFIRFKTDLLLESAGQDPIKKAALITDIVQSIAVIPDRIERSVYVKECSRVMEIAENVLLTEINKRRYQELANNKEEGNGNSGSDTDSNNTSSTERESPISLEEPTRHTPPTQPGTSTTKYINDLAERSLIRYIIRYGDLDLFPKDDAGAMWKVAPYIFNDLKNDEIVFSNPIYQRIREEAEACFARSETHLARYFTSHPDPEISDIALNCISDKYELSKVHTKYQHIASEEERIGELVPRALFELKDAIIGQEIAAMQQQLKRGEESIEEKRALMQKLSDLFKVKAALAKELGERIVRPR; encoded by the coding sequence ATGATAGACCAAGCCACCGTAGATAAAATCCTCGACAGCGCCAATATTGTCGAAGTCGTTTCGGACTTCGTCACCTTGCGAAAAAGGGGCGTGAACTATATTGGTCTGTGCCCCTTCCACGACGAGAAAACCCCCTCGTTCAGCGTTTCCCCGTCGAAAAACATCTGTAAATGTTTTAGTTGTGGGAAAGGGGGCAGTGCCGTGCATTTTATCATGGAACATGAACAAATGACCTATTATGAGGCATTGAAATACTTGGCCAAGAAATACAACATCGAAGTTCACGAACGGGAACAAAGCGAAGAGGAAAAACAGCAACAGAGTAAACGCGAAAGCATGCTCATCGTGAATGCTTTCGCGCAGGAATATTTTTCAAACATTCTTTTCAATCATGCCGAAGGGCGCTCTATCGGGCTTTCTTACTTCCATGAACGGGGATTTAGAGATGACATCATCAAGAAATTCGGATTGGGATATTCGCTCGATCAACGTGATGCCCTCTACAACGAATCCCGAAAGCGTGGATATAAGAAAGAATATCTTCTTTCCACGGGCCTTTGTCTTGAAAACAGTGACGGACAAATCAGCGATCGTTTCCGTGGGCGAGTCATATTCCCGGTTTACAGCCTATCGGGGAAAGTGTTGGCATTTGGTGGCCGCATACTGAAAAAGAATGAGAAGATGGCCAAATATGTCAATTCGCCCGAATCGGACATATATCACAAAAGCCATGAACTCTATGGCATCTATCAAGCCAAACAAGCCATCGTAAAACAGGACAACTGTTTCTTGGTCGAAGGCTACACCGATGTCTTGTCGATGCACCAGTCGGGTATTGAAAACGTCGTGGCCTCATCGGGTACTTCACTTACTCCGGGGCAGATAAGGCTCATACACCGTTTTACCAACAATGTGACGGTGCTATATGACGGCGATGCCGCCGGCATAAAGGCTTCGTTGCGAGGCATCGACATGCTCCTGAAAGAAGGTCTGCACATCAAAGTCGTCCTTTTGCCCGACGGTGATGACCCCGACTCTTTCGCACAGAAACAGAGTGCTGCGGCGTTTACTCAATACATCAATGAACATGAAGTCGATTTTATCCGATTCAAAACCGACCTCTTGCTCGAAAGTGCCGGTCAAGACCCCATCAAAAAAGCGGCGCTCATCACCGATATCGTACAAAGTATTGCAGTAATCCCTGATAGAATCGAACGTTCGGTTTATGTCAAAGAATGTAGCCGTGTCATGGAGATTGCCGAAAATGTGCTACTCACCGAAATAAACAAGCGCCGATATCAAGAATTGGCAAATAACAAGGAAGAAGGAAATGGCAATTCCGGTTCTGACACCGATTCCAATAATACCTCTTCGACGGAGAGAGAAAGCCCTATTTCGCTTGAAGAGCCAACACGACACACCCCGCCCACACAACCAGGAACTTCGACTACCAAATATATCAATGACTTGGCAGAACGCTCATTGATACGCTATATCATCAGATATGGAGACTTGGACCTTTTCCCAAAAGACGATGCAGGGGCCATGTGGAAAGTGGCTCCGTATATCTTCAACGACCTGAAAAACGACGAAATCGTTTTTTCAAATCCCATATACCAAAGAATCAGGGAAGAAGCCGAAGCCTGTTTTGCCCGCTCCGAGACGCATCTCGCCCGGTATTTTACCTCACACCCCGACCCCGAAATCAGTGACATTGCCTTGAACTGCATCAGTGACAAATATGAATTGAGCAAGGTACACACCAAATACCAACATATCGCCAGTGAAGAAGAGCGCATCGGCGAGTTGGTACCACGAGCCTTGTTCGAGTTGAAAGACGCCATAATCGGGCAGGAAATAGCCGCCATGCAGCAACAACTGAAAAGAGGTGAGGAAAGCATCGAGGAGAAACGGGCTCTCATGCAGAAACTGTCGGACCTTTTCAAGGTAAAAGCGGCGTTGGCCAAGGAACTTGGCGAACGAATTGTCAGACCTCGGTAA
- the tig gene encoding trigger factor — MNVSQENTSKVSALIKIDIVKADYEEKVEKALRTYRQKANIPGFRKGMAPMGMIKKMVGKSILLEEINKLVSESLYNYIKDNKMNILGEPLPSESQAEIDFDKQEDFTFLFDVALAPEIDITLTDKDKIDYYHIDIDDDMVAKQKEALCSRFGVQQPVEEASEKDIVKGQFVELDENNAPKEGGISVESLLTPAYLKDEAEKNKFVGKKVGDKVVFNPSVACGENDTEIAAMLHIGKDKSADVKSNFEVEITSILGFKPAEVGQELYDNAFGKDTVKSEEEFTAKIREMLASQLQPESDYKFALDARTALEAKVGEVELPDNLLKRWLVVTGENRTAESVEEEYPKMVPDLKWQLIKEEIVKKYEIKVDDADMLEMAKKATRAQFAQYGMANVPDDLLEKYASDMLKDKKIVSNIAERATEEKIIETIKSHVSLNEKNISVEDFYKMFESK, encoded by the coding sequence ATGAACGTTTCACAAGAAAACACAAGCAAAGTTTCGGCTTTGATAAAGATTGACATCGTAAAAGCCGATTATGAAGAAAAAGTAGAAAAGGCTTTGCGTACTTATCGTCAGAAGGCTAATATCCCCGGTTTCCGTAAAGGTATGGCGCCGATGGGTATGATCAAGAAAATGGTGGGCAAATCGATCCTGCTCGAAGAAATAAACAAATTGGTTTCGGAAAGTCTTTACAATTATATTAAAGACAATAAGATGAATATCCTGGGCGAGCCTCTGCCCTCGGAATCGCAAGCAGAAATCGATTTCGACAAACAAGAGGATTTCACTTTCCTGTTCGACGTGGCTTTGGCACCTGAAATCGACATCACCCTTACTGACAAAGACAAAATCGACTATTACCACATCGACATCGATGATGACATGGTAGCCAAGCAGAAAGAGGCTCTTTGCAGCCGTTTCGGCGTGCAACAACCTGTCGAAGAAGCCAGCGAGAAAGACATCGTAAAAGGCCAGTTCGTAGAACTCGACGAGAACAACGCGCCCAAAGAAGGCGGCATCTCGGTTGAGTCGCTTCTCACCCCGGCTTATCTCAAAGACGAAGCCGAGAAAAATAAATTCGTCGGCAAGAAAGTCGGAGACAAGGTCGTATTCAATCCGTCTGTTGCTTGTGGCGAAAATGACACCGAAATTGCAGCCATGCTGCACATCGGAAAAGATAAATCGGCCGATGTGAAATCGAACTTCGAAGTCGAAATCACTTCTATTCTCGGATTCAAACCCGCCGAAGTGGGACAAGAACTCTATGATAACGCTTTCGGTAAAGATACCGTAAAGAGTGAAGAAGAATTTACCGCAAAAATCCGCGAAATGCTCGCCTCGCAGTTGCAACCCGAGAGCGATTACAAGTTTGCCCTCGATGCCCGCACCGCATTGGAAGCCAAAGTGGGAGAGGTGGAACTTCCCGACAACCTGCTCAAACGTTGGCTGGTTGTGACCGGTGAAAACCGCACGGCCGAGTCGGTAGAAGAGGAATATCCCAAAATGGTCCCCGACTTGAAATGGCAACTCATCAAGGAAGAAATCGTGAAAAAATACGAAATCAAAGTCGATGACGCCGATATGCTCGAAATGGCCAAGAAAGCAACTCGCGCACAGTTCGCCCAATACGGTATGGCCAATGTGCCCGATGACCTGCTCGAAAAATATGCTTCCGATATGCTGAAAGACAAGAAAATCGTCAGCAACATTGCCGAGCGTGCCACCGAAGAAAAAATCATCGAGACAATCAAATCCCATGTTTCTCTGAACGAAAAGAACATTTCGGTCGAAGATTTCTATAAAATGTTTGAAAGCAAATAA
- the clpP gene encoding ATP-dependent Clp endopeptidase proteolytic subunit ClpP: MNDDFRKYATKHLGMNGLALDKYIDITSSYISPTIIEERQMNVAQMDVFSRLMMDRIIFLGTQIDDYAANVIQAQLLYLDSSDPGKDISIYLNTPGGSVYAGLGIYDTMQYISSDVSTICTGMAASMGAVLLVAGTTGKRFALQHSRVMIHQPMGGAQGQASDIEITAREIQKLKKELYTIIANHSGKPYEQIEKDSDRDYWMTAAEAKEYGMIDDVLVRVKTK; the protein is encoded by the coding sequence ATGAACGACGATTTTAGAAAATATGCCACCAAACATTTGGGAATGAATGGCCTTGCTCTCGACAAATACATCGACATAACAAGCAGTTACATTTCTCCGACGATTATCGAAGAACGTCAGATGAATGTTGCCCAAATGGACGTTTTCTCCCGTTTGATGATGGATCGTATCATCTTCTTGGGGACACAGATCGACGATTATGCTGCCAATGTCATACAGGCTCAACTGCTCTATCTCGACTCGTCCGACCCCGGTAAGGACATTTCCATCTATCTCAATACCCCGGGCGGAAGCGTATATGCCGGGTTGGGTATTTACGATACGATGCAATATATTTCGAGCGATGTCTCGACCATTTGCACGGGTATGGCAGCCTCGATGGGTGCCGTCTTGCTGGTGGCCGGGACAACGGGCAAACGTTTTGCCTTACAACATTCTCGCGTGATGATTCATCAGCCGATGGGGGGAGCCCAAGGGCAAGCCTCCGATATCGAAATTACGGCTCGCGAAATACAGAAATTGAAGAAAGAACTTTACACCATCATTGCCAACCATTCGGGCAAACCGTATGAACAAATCGAAAAAGATTCGGACCGTGATTACTGGATGACCGCTGCCGAGGCGAAAGAGTATGGCATGATCGACGATGTATTAGTACGCGTAAAAACGAAATAA
- the clpX gene encoding ATP-dependent Clp protease ATP-binding subunit ClpX: MGKKETECRCSFCGRSEREVGYPLLSGYAGYICVECAEQASIAAREIKQKASDLKLGLEELPKPKEIKAFLDQYVIGQDDAKRYLSVAVYNHYKRLLQYKQGKKTDDVEIEKSNIIMVGRTGTGKTLLAKTIAKLLKVPFTIVDATVLTEAGYVGEDIESILTRLLQVSDYDVDAAERGIVFIDEIDKIARKGDNPSITRDVSGEGVQQGLLKLLEGSVVNVPPQGGRKHPEQKMIPVNTKDILFICGGAFDGIEKKIAMRLNTKVVGYGVDKKRDTIDRENLLQYITPQDLKSFGLIPEIIGRLPILTYLDPLDRQALRQILTEPKNSIIKQYVKMFEMDGIKLTFDEEALDFMVDKSIEFKLGARGLRSIVEAIMIDAMFELPSTDCKSLHVTRAYAEEKIKKANMHTLH; encoded by the coding sequence ATGGGAAAGAAAGAAACAGAATGCCGTTGCTCGTTTTGCGGACGGAGCGAACGGGAAGTCGGCTATCCGCTTCTCTCGGGATATGCCGGATATATCTGTGTCGAATGCGCAGAACAAGCCTCTATTGCAGCCCGCGAAATCAAGCAGAAAGCCTCGGATCTGAAACTCGGGCTCGAAGAGCTGCCCAAACCCAAGGAAATAAAAGCCTTCCTCGACCAGTATGTCATCGGTCAAGACGATGCCAAACGTTATCTCTCGGTAGCTGTTTACAACCACTACAAGCGCTTGTTGCAATATAAACAAGGGAAAAAAACAGATGATGTAGAAATAGAAAAATCGAACATCATCATGGTGGGACGCACCGGTACCGGTAAAACCCTCTTGGCAAAGACCATCGCCAAATTGTTGAAAGTACCTTTTACGATAGTCGACGCAACCGTTCTTACTGAGGCCGGATATGTGGGTGAAGACATCGAAAGCATTCTTACCCGCTTGTTGCAGGTGTCGGATTATGATGTCGATGCCGCCGAACGGGGAATCGTCTTTATCGACGAAATCGATAAAATCGCCCGCAAAGGCGACAATCCGTCCATCACACGCGATGTGAGTGGCGAAGGCGTACAGCAAGGACTGCTCAAACTCCTTGAAGGCTCGGTCGTGAACGTTCCCCCGCAAGGAGGCCGTAAACACCCCGAGCAAAAGATGATTCCGGTCAATACAAAAGACATTCTTTTTATCTGTGGCGGTGCGTTCGACGGTATCGAAAAGAAGATAGCCATGCGTCTCAACACCAAGGTCGTAGGATATGGGGTAGACAAAAAACGCGATACCATCGACCGGGAAAATCTCTTGCAATATATCACGCCGCAAGATTTGAAGTCGTTCGGCTTGATACCGGAAATCATAGGCCGTCTGCCCATATTGACATACCTCGATCCACTCGACCGCCAAGCCTTGCGTCAAATCCTGACCGAGCCCAAAAATTCCATTATCAAGCAATATGTAAAAATGTTTGAAATGGACGGTATAAAACTCACCTTTGATGAAGAAGCGCTCGATTTCATGGTCGACAAGTCCATCGAGTTCAAACTTGGTGCACGAGGGCTGCGTTCCATCGTCGAGGCAATCATGATCGATGCCATGTTTGAACTTCCATCGACCGATTGCAAGTCACTTCACGTTACGAGAGCCTATGCCGAAGAGAAAATAAAGAAAGCAAATATGCACACACTACATTAA